A portion of the Bacteroides faecium genome contains these proteins:
- a CDS encoding helix-turn-helix domain-containing protein encodes MDEAEVFSVLGIDSSLFEKTTNKVDGSIVGRFLEYIASQRPNIRIGLKMGFNFPVSVMGVILNIYQNCRTLKDVFQKSPLYAPAVNTVCLFSNHSDKRYFYHSMRVANEFSENYPIATRHIYESQYGIILQLIYALTGKHIIPVSVCSPYKQETTPDLLETLMQCPVKFNEPFIMIFEKEILETHITNANPEMLFIAEQLISGLLDKEQPQSVSSIVRRYMLQTIPGINLSLKSVARDLNMSDRTLQRKLLSENTSYQRILDDVRKELANKYLKENISLVEISFLLGFETQSAFNKFFRKHFGLNPTRYKKEL; translated from the coding sequence ATGGACGAAGCAGAGGTGTTCAGCGTGTTAGGTATTGATAGTTCATTATTTGAGAAAACGACAAATAAGGTTGATGGCAGCATTGTAGGTCGGTTTCTTGAATATATTGCAAGTCAAAGACCTAACATACGTATAGGACTTAAAATGGGTTTTAACTTTCCCGTGTCCGTAATGGGAGTAATACTTAATATATATCAGAACTGCCGTACTTTGAAAGATGTATTTCAAAAATCACCTCTTTATGCTCCTGCCGTCAATACGGTATGTTTATTTAGTAACCATTCTGATAAACGATATTTTTATCATTCAATGCGAGTTGCAAACGAATTTTCGGAAAACTATCCAATCGCAACAAGGCATATTTACGAGTCTCAATATGGTATCATACTTCAACTTATCTATGCTTTGACTGGGAAACATATTATTCCTGTATCGGTTTGTTCTCCATATAAGCAAGAAACTACACCTGATTTGCTGGAAACTCTGATGCAGTGTCCGGTAAAGTTCAATGAGCCATTTATAATGATTTTTGAAAAGGAGATACTGGAAACTCATATCACCAATGCAAATCCTGAAATGCTGTTTATAGCCGAGCAGTTGATTTCTGGGCTACTTGATAAGGAACAGCCGCAATCCGTTTCATCTATTGTTCGTAGGTACATGCTTCAAACTATTCCGGGAATAAATCTCAGTTTGAAAAGTGTTGCTCGTGATTTGAATATGAGTGACCGTACTCTTCAACGAAAGTTGTTATCTGAAAACACTTCATACCAAAGAATTCTTGATGATGTGAGAAAAGAATTAGCAAACAAATACTTAAAAGAGAATATATCATTAGTTGAAATTTCTTTTTTGTTAGGTTTTGAAACTCAAAGTGCTTTCAATAAATTTTTTAGAAAACACTTTGGGTTAAACCCCACAAGATATAAGAAAGAACTTTAA
- a CDS encoding serine hydrolase → MRKKLLFLTALLISGTVLAQEGENIMKKYENQLPQEGRGSVRVAYQGKAIDQMIYEFMEEQGIPGMTLAIVQAPYIPRVAGYGVTDLEKGNLAAVKTLWPVGPVSQGYAAVAAMQLYEKGKLELNDPVGKYLKDIPENWKSISILQLLQHSSGIADYRAQAGFNVSENYQPLQLIKTVESIPLAFEPGTDVKQSATNFLLLTSIIEKAGKMPYHDFVKKYQIDYLGLQQTYFGEDLAKVKQEDVTTTANVHQAFKKDKDYINPSETTTGYIEKDGKLVKAPSVSPTAMKGFSDVCASAENVSHWDIALAGGVLIAKPENRDLIYKPTKLANGKIVPAIAGWQFYNHKGLMDIKGNVSGHSAFLSRFTDASELVCVTLLANKEGVDLTNLGRKIAAAFDSGKMGTGTNDNLLYTYESQFSVAETMARLEQILKNRGIPVFAKFDHGKNAQDVGLELRPNQVIVFGSPKVGTKLMQDNPSISIELPLKISAWEDEKGSVWVAFPQMGVMAAGYGLDNEPVIGKMQELLEKIVIQSASVY, encoded by the coding sequence ATGAGAAAGAAATTGTTATTTTTAACAGCACTATTAATATCGGGAACGGTGTTAGCTCAGGAAGGAGAAAATATTATGAAGAAGTATGAAAATCAACTGCCACAGGAAGGAAGAGGAAGTGTACGTGTAGCCTATCAAGGAAAAGCTATTGACCAGATGATCTATGAATTTATGGAAGAGCAGGGGATACCGGGCATGACGCTTGCCATTGTGCAGGCTCCTTACATTCCGCGTGTAGCAGGCTATGGGGTTACGGATTTAGAAAAAGGTAATCTGGCTGCGGTAAAAACACTTTGGCCTGTAGGGCCTGTTTCACAAGGTTATGCGGCTGTAGCGGCTATGCAGCTGTATGAAAAAGGCAAATTGGAACTGAACGACCCTGTCGGAAAGTATCTCAAGGATATTCCGGAAAACTGGAAAAGTATTAGTATCCTTCAATTGTTGCAACACAGTTCCGGCATTGCGGATTACCGTGCGCAGGCAGGATTCAATGTGTCGGAAAACTATCAGCCTTTGCAACTTATTAAGACAGTCGAAAGTATTCCCTTGGCTTTTGAACCCGGTACCGATGTGAAGCAAAGTGCGACAAACTTTTTGCTACTGACTTCTATCATTGAAAAAGCGGGCAAAATGCCGTATCATGATTTCGTGAAAAAATATCAAATTGACTACCTTGGTCTGCAACAAACTTATTTCGGTGAGGATTTGGCAAAAGTGAAACAGGAAGATGTAACGACTACCGCTAATGTACATCAGGCTTTTAAAAAGGACAAAGACTACATCAACCCGTCGGAAACGACTACCGGATATATAGAGAAAGATGGGAAACTGGTAAAGGCTCCTTCTGTGAGCCCGACAGCAATGAAAGGTTTCTCAGATGTCTGTGCGTCTGCAGAAAACGTGAGTCATTGGGATATTGCTCTTGCGGGAGGTGTCCTGATTGCCAAGCCAGAGAATCGTGACTTGATTTATAAGCCTACGAAGCTTGCGAATGGAAAAATAGTTCCTGCCATAGCCGGTTGGCAGTTCTATAACCATAAAGGTCTGATGGATATCAAAGGAAATGTTTCCGGGCATTCCGCTTTCTTGAGTCGCTTCACTGATGCTTCCGAGCTGGTTTGTGTCACTCTCCTTGCCAATAAAGAAGGTGTTGATTTAACGAATCTGGGACGTAAGATAGCGGCCGCTTTTGATAGCGGCAAAATGGGGACGGGTACCAATGATAACTTGCTTTACACTTATGAAAGCCAATTCAGTGTAGCAGAAACGATGGCACGTCTCGAACAGATATTGAAAAATAGGGGAATCCCCGTATTTGCGAAATTCGACCATGGTAAGAATGCGCAAGATGTAGGTCTTGAACTACGTCCGAATCAAGTAATTGTCTTTGGCTCCCCTAAAGTGGGAACTAAATTGATGCAGGACAATCCAAGCATCTCTATCGAATTACCACTGAAAATTTCCGCATGGGAAGATGAAAAAGGCAGTGTGTGGGTGGCATTCCCACAGATGGGAGTGATGGCGGCAGGATACGGGCTTGATAACGAACCGGTGATTGGAAAAATGCAGGAATTATTGGAAAAGATTGTTATTCAATCGGCTAGTGTATATTAG
- a CDS encoding mechanosensitive ion channel family protein, with amino-acid sequence MLENEFLGNTIQNWIISIAFIIGAIIIVKLISLLSKKVLKPLIGRTKNHLDDVIFYSLEPPFKFAIILLGIWLAIHRLVYPDSFVKVVDTAYSILIVLDITWFFGRLCSGLLQVYWGHQPDRHANKMMPIIKRTILVIVWIIGIIMALSNVGVNISALLGTLGIGGIAFALAAQDTVKNIFGAFTILTDKPFSIGDTIRVDNFEGTVVDVGVRSTKVMNYDKRIITFPNYKIIDASIINISSEPMRRVVLNLGLTYDTTAEKMKEALEILKALPQKVENVSSSPSDVVAVFTEYSDSALDIMYIYYIEKQGDILGVTSNMNMEILASFNKAGLDFAFPTRTVYIQKDEPEDSTEDADI; translated from the coding sequence ATGTTAGAAAATGAATTCTTAGGAAATACAATCCAGAACTGGATTATTTCCATAGCTTTTATCATAGGAGCAATTATTATCGTAAAACTGATATCGTTATTAAGCAAGAAAGTTCTGAAACCATTAATAGGCCGGACTAAGAATCATCTGGATGATGTTATTTTTTATTCTTTAGAACCACCCTTCAAGTTTGCCATTATCCTGTTGGGTATCTGGCTGGCCATTCACCGATTGGTTTATCCGGACAGTTTTGTGAAGGTGGTAGACACAGCCTATAGCATTTTAATCGTTCTGGACATCACTTGGTTTTTCGGTCGCCTGTGCAGTGGCTTGCTCCAGGTTTATTGGGGACATCAGCCCGATAGGCATGCCAATAAAATGATGCCGATCATCAAAAGGACTATCCTGGTTATTGTCTGGATTATTGGTATTATAATGGCATTGAGTAACGTCGGTGTCAATATCAGCGCACTATTGGGAACTCTCGGTATCGGTGGTATTGCATTCGCTCTGGCGGCACAAGACACAGTAAAGAATATCTTCGGTGCTTTCACCATCCTGACGGACAAGCCTTTCAGCATCGGAGATACGATTCGTGTGGATAACTTTGAGGGAACAGTCGTTGATGTAGGCGTCCGAAGCACAAAGGTTATGAACTACGACAAACGTATCATCACTTTCCCGAATTATAAGATTATCGATGCTTCTATCATCAATATCTCTTCCGAACCCATGCGCCGGGTAGTGCTGAATCTCGGACTGACGTATGACACAACTGCCGAAAAGATGAAAGAGGCCTTGGAGATTTTAAAAGCTCTTCCACAAAAAGTGGAAAATGTTTCTTCCAGCCCATCCGATGTGGTTGCTGTCTTTACAGAATATTCAGACTCTGCACTGGATATCATGTATATCTACTACATCGAGAAGCAAGGAGATATATTAGGAGTGACTTCAAATATGAATATGGAGATTCTGGCTTCTTTCAATAAGGCAGGGCTTGACTTTGCATTTCCTACAAGGACGGTTTATATACAAAAAGATGAGCCGGAAGACAGTACAGAAGATGCCGATATATGA
- the pulA gene encoding type I pullulanase — protein MRKLKNHPSADQLESYDKYPCYDGNDLELVYTPEQSVFTLWAPSADRVRLNLYPASEGGEKEEQLDMDMAENGTWRINVNRDLKGSFYTFQIEKDGKWLDETPGIWAKAVGINGNRAAVIDWNETNPEDWESDQSPELKMYSDIILYELHHRDFSIDPNSGIKNKGKFLALTETGTKTPEGEASGLDHLKELGVTHIHILPSFDFATVDETSLEENKYNWGYDPKNYNVPDGSYSTDPANPVTRIREFKEMVKSLHQNGFRIVLDVVYNHTASTDHSNFELTVPGYFYRQNPDGSYSNASGCGNETASEREMVRRYIIESVKFWAKEYHIDGFRFDLMGIHDIETMNHLREELLKIDPTIFVYGEGWVAADSPLPFERRAVKENVGQMEGIAVFNDEFRDGLKGSTFDEQEPGYASGNINGHFEPVKYGIVGGTQHPQVDYGGLLYCDAPYAGAPSQMINFVSCHDGYTLVDKLRLSVKGEHAEEELPSIDKLVHTVLLTSQGIPFIRGGEEIMQDKQGEPNSYKSPDSVNQIDWALKAKNRDIFDYIRGLIALRKAHPAFRIPTVEGLEQWLHFLDTGDSGVIAYTLGEYANGDEWKEILVAYNGNRNQAEINIPEQDWIVVCKDGQIHLDSQEHWPGGDISITASSALILYRQ, from the coding sequence ATGAGAAAATTAAAAAATCATCCGTCCGCAGACCAATTGGAGTCGTATGACAAGTATCCATGTTATGATGGGAATGATCTCGAATTGGTCTATACACCCGAACAATCCGTTTTTACACTTTGGGCGCCGAGCGCGGACAGGGTTCGTTTAAACCTGTACCCCGCCAGCGAAGGAGGAGAAAAAGAAGAACAACTGGATATGGACATGGCAGAGAATGGCACCTGGCGTATCAATGTCAACCGTGACCTGAAAGGTTCTTTCTACACCTTCCAAATAGAGAAAGACGGCAAATGGCTGGACGAAACGCCCGGCATTTGGGCTAAAGCTGTCGGTATCAATGGTAACCGTGCGGCTGTAATCGACTGGAATGAAACGAATCCGGAAGATTGGGAGTCTGACCAATCCCCCGAGCTGAAGATGTACTCCGACATTATTCTCTATGAATTGCATCATCGCGATTTTAGTATTGATCCGAATTCGGGCATCAAGAATAAAGGAAAGTTCCTTGCTCTGACGGAAACCGGAACCAAGACACCCGAAGGGGAAGCTTCCGGCTTAGATCACTTGAAAGAACTGGGCGTAACACATATCCATATCCTGCCTTCATTTGATTTCGCCACGGTAGATGAGACGAGCCTGGAAGAAAATAAATACAATTGGGGATATGACCCGAAAAATTATAATGTGCCCGACGGAAGTTATTCCACCGACCCGGCTAATCCCGTCACCCGCATCCGTGAGTTTAAAGAAATGGTGAAGAGCCTTCATCAGAACGGCTTCCGCATTGTACTCGACGTGGTATATAACCATACCGCTTCCACCGATCATTCAAATTTCGAACTGACCGTCCCCGGATATTTTTACCGTCAAAATCCTGACGGGTCTTATTCCAATGCATCCGGCTGCGGAAATGAGACGGCATCAGAGCGCGAAATGGTTCGCCGTTATATCATCGAATCTGTAAAGTTCTGGGCGAAAGAATACCATATCGACGGTTTCCGGTTTGACCTTATGGGGATACACGACATTGAAACGATGAACCACTTGAGAGAAGAACTGCTGAAAATTGACCCGACAATCTTCGTTTACGGTGAAGGTTGGGTAGCAGCAGATTCCCCATTGCCTTTCGAGCGGCGGGCAGTAAAGGAGAATGTCGGACAGATGGAAGGTATTGCCGTATTTAATGATGAGTTTCGGGACGGACTGAAAGGAAGTACCTTCGACGAACAAGAACCCGGATATGCCTCCGGAAATATAAACGGACATTTCGAACCGGTTAAATATGGTATCGTCGGCGGCACGCAGCACCCGCAGGTGGACTATGGCGGATTGCTTTATTGTGATGCCCCTTACGCCGGTGCTCCCTCGCAAATGATTAATTTCGTGTCGTGCCATGACGGATACACTTTGGTAGACAAGTTAAGGCTATCCGTAAAGGGCGAACATGCTGAAGAGGAATTACCCTCTATCGACAAATTGGTACATACGGTACTTCTGACCTCACAAGGAATCCCTTTCATCCGTGGTGGCGAAGAAATCATGCAAGATAAACAAGGAGAACCAAACAGCTACAAGTCACCGGACTCTGTCAACCAAATCGACTGGGCTTTGAAAGCCAAGAACCGTGATATTTTTGATTATATCAGAGGATTGATTGCACTCCGTAAAGCGCATCCAGCCTTTCGCATTCCAACAGTAGAGGGATTGGAGCAATGGCTCCATTTCCTTGATACGGGTGATTCCGGTGTAATTGCTTATACATTGGGCGAATATGCCAATGGTGACGAGTGGAAAGAAATCCTCGTAGCTTACAACGGTAACCGGAATCAGGCGGAAATCAATATTCCGGAACAGGACTGGATAGTGGTTTGCAAAGACGGACAGATTCATTTGGATAGTCAGGAGCATTGGCCGGGAGGAGATATTTCTATCACAGCCTCATCCGCTCTCATCCTGTATAGACAGTAG
- a CDS encoding alpha-amylase, whose translation MENGVMMQYFEWHLPNDGKLWKQLKEDASHLHDIGVTAVWIPPAYKADEQQDEGYATYDLYDLGEFEQKGTVRTKYGTKDELKEMIGELHKNHIAVYLDVVLNHKAGGDFTEKFMVVEVDPKERNKALGEPYEIQGWTGYSFHGRKDKYSDFKWHWYHFSGTGFDDAKKRSGVFQIQGEGKAWSEGVDNENGNYDFLLCNDIDLDHPEVVSELNRWGKWVTGELGLDGFRLDAIKHMKDQFIAQFLDAVRSERGDDFYAVGEYWNGDLETLDAYVETVGHKVNLFDVPLHYNMFQAAQEGKEYDLRNILKDTLVEHHCDLAVTFVDNHDSQLGSSLESQIEDWFKPLAYGLILLMKDGYPCLFYGDYYGIKGEKSPHTKILDILLDARRKYAYGDQVEYFDHPSTIGFIRTGDEEHTGSGLVFLMSNDEAGSKTMSLGEGHKGEIWHEITGSIGEEVTLDEEGNGEFSVDARNLAVWVKKAI comes from the coding sequence ATGGAAAATGGTGTAATGATGCAGTATTTTGAATGGCATCTCCCGAATGACGGGAAGTTATGGAAACAATTAAAGGAAGACGCGTCGCATCTTCATGATATTGGCGTAACCGCAGTATGGATTCCGCCTGCTTATAAAGCCGACGAGCAGCAGGATGAAGGATATGCAACTTATGATTTGTATGATTTGGGTGAATTTGAGCAAAAAGGGACAGTACGGACAAAGTACGGAACGAAGGATGAACTGAAAGAGATGATTGGCGAATTGCACAAAAATCATATTGCGGTTTATCTGGATGTAGTGCTGAACCATAAGGCAGGCGGTGATTTTACCGAAAAGTTTATGGTCGTGGAGGTTGACCCCAAAGAAAGGAACAAGGCGTTGGGCGAACCGTATGAGATACAGGGCTGGACCGGATATAGCTTCCATGGACGTAAGGACAAGTATTCGGATTTTAAGTGGCACTGGTATCACTTCTCCGGTACGGGATTTGACGACGCCAAGAAACGTAGCGGAGTCTTTCAGATCCAGGGAGAAGGAAAAGCCTGGAGCGAGGGAGTGGACAATGAGAATGGCAATTATGATTTTTTGTTGTGTAATGATATTGATTTGGACCATCCTGAGGTTGTATCCGAGTTGAACCGTTGGGGGAAATGGGTTACCGGTGAACTTGGACTCGACGGATTCCGGTTGGATGCTATCAAGCATATGAAAGACCAGTTTATCGCACAATTTCTTGATGCGGTGAGAAGTGAGCGGGGAGATGATTTTTATGCCGTAGGTGAATACTGGAACGGTGACTTGGAAACACTCGACGCCTATGTGGAAACGGTAGGGCATAAGGTGAATCTGTTTGATGTCCCGTTACATTATAATATGTTTCAGGCAGCACAGGAAGGTAAAGAATATGATTTGCGGAATATCCTGAAGGATACACTGGTCGAACATCATTGTGATTTGGCTGTGACATTTGTCGATAATCACGACTCGCAGTTGGGAAGTTCGCTGGAGTCCCAAATAGAAGACTGGTTCAAACCGTTGGCATATGGACTTATTCTCTTGATGAAAGATGGTTATCCTTGCCTGTTTTATGGGGATTACTATGGAATAAAAGGAGAGAAATCCCCACATACCAAGATCTTGGACATTTTGTTGGACGCCAGAAGAAAATATGCTTATGGCGACCAGGTTGAATATTTCGATCATCCCTCCACTATCGGTTTTATTCGCACAGGAGATGAGGAGCATACGGGTTCGGGACTGGTCTTTTTAATGTCCAATGATGAAGCCGGCAGTAAGACGATGAGCTTGGGTGAAGGGCATAAGGGTGAGATATGGCACGAAATAACCGGAAGCATTGGGGAAGAAGTCACTTTGGATGAAGAAGGGAACGGTGAATTTTCCGTTGATGCCCGTAACCTGGCTGTCTGGGTAAAGAAGGCAATTTAG
- a CDS encoding helix-turn-helix domain-containing protein has product MRFLVCILVLLFVHNQFSRADKTINGDSLYTEKYIRDIYISDSKRALQLLDEAENRKTISLRVINELRSLSYSNMYMNKLAFMYARKAYLLDSIYQKDPEHMLKMIVYLAEFSAMMSKYNESMHYALEGIGRAQELENREAKARLFFCMGENNWRLSFKDKAYDYFNRTIELLRGSKEMREMMLLSYYYGAEMSFLMTDSRIDEALEIAFEREKLIGRLQALPKIPDGYVDGQYSYLYAKLAYIYCTAKKNEKAEQYYQKYLSKKESHTPDGKMYSVPYLMLSGQYEKVIDNCRGFKELMKTQQDTLNEQYLTVLRHEVKAYLGMHKYKEVAEIRETILAITDSINTRDRNNAALELNAMYGASEKEEYIAEQAFQLRIRNITLWFLACIVVLTLFIVWRLWRFNHIVEYKNRTLARLINEKFANRKDGNQLSEAYGQQAVISEIEPELISSEELEELSDDETGEVSGEEEENRKIFQELNRVVVQDQLYLSPELSREDLAHIVHLNNARFARMIRACTGTNFNGYINELRVNYAIKLLKTHPHYTIRAIAVESGFNSTPILYNLFKKKTGMTPYEFKKAQEAL; this is encoded by the coding sequence ATGCGTTTTTTGGTATGTATTTTAGTGCTTTTATTTGTACACAATCAATTTTCGAGGGCTGATAAAACTATAAATGGTGACTCTCTCTATACTGAAAAGTATATCAGGGATATTTATATCTCCGACTCTAAGCGTGCCCTGCAATTACTGGACGAAGCGGAGAACAGGAAAACAATTTCTTTGCGGGTTATAAACGAATTGCGTAGTTTGTCATATAGTAATATGTATATGAACAAACTCGCATTTATGTATGCAAGAAAAGCTTATTTGCTTGATTCCATATACCAGAAAGACCCGGAACACATGCTGAAAATGATAGTATATTTGGCTGAATTCTCGGCAATGATGAGCAAATATAATGAAAGTATGCATTATGCATTGGAAGGAATCGGGCGGGCACAAGAGTTAGAGAACAGGGAGGCGAAAGCCAGGTTGTTCTTCTGCATGGGAGAGAATAACTGGAGATTATCTTTTAAAGATAAGGCATATGATTATTTCAACCGGACTATTGAACTGCTGCGTGGCTCAAAGGAGATGCGGGAAATGATGTTGCTTTCATATTATTATGGAGCGGAAATGAGCTTTCTGATGACTGATTCCCGAATTGATGAGGCTTTGGAAATTGCTTTTGAGCGTGAGAAGCTGATTGGACGACTTCAAGCATTACCTAAAATTCCCGACGGTTATGTAGACGGCCAATATAGTTATTTATATGCCAAATTGGCCTACATCTATTGCACTGCGAAGAAAAATGAGAAGGCGGAGCAATATTATCAGAAATACTTGTCAAAGAAAGAATCACATACTCCGGATGGAAAAATGTATTCAGTCCCTTATTTGATGCTTTCCGGGCAATATGAAAAAGTCATTGATAACTGCAGAGGGTTTAAGGAACTGATGAAAACCCAGCAGGACACTTTGAACGAACAATATCTGACTGTCCTCCGGCATGAAGTGAAGGCATACTTGGGTATGCATAAATACAAAGAAGTTGCGGAGATACGTGAAACAATTTTAGCCATAACGGACAGCATCAATACCCGCGATAGGAACAATGCCGCATTGGAATTGAATGCAATGTATGGCGCCTCTGAAAAAGAAGAATATATCGCCGAACAGGCCTTTCAACTGAGAATAAGAAATATAACTCTCTGGTTCCTTGCATGTATTGTTGTATTGACTTTGTTTATTGTATGGCGTTTGTGGCGTTTCAATCATATAGTCGAGTATAAGAACAGGACGCTTGCCCGGCTTATAAACGAGAAATTCGCCAATAGGAAAGACGGCAACCAGTTGTCGGAAGCATACGGACAGCAAGCTGTCATATCGGAGATAGAACCGGAATTAATCTCATCCGAAGAATTGGAAGAGCTTTCGGACGACGAAACAGGTGAAGTCAGCGGGGAAGAAGAAGAGAACAGGAAAATATTCCAAGAGTTGAACCGGGTAGTCGTCCAAGACCAATTATATCTTTCGCCGGAACTGTCAAGGGAAGATTTGGCTCACATAGTACACTTGAATAATGCACGTTTCGCCCGAATGATAAGAGCGTGCACAGGAACTAATTTCAATGGCTATATAAACGAACTTCGTGTGAATTATGCAATCAAACTGTTAAAGACTCATCCTCATTATACGATACGTGCCATAGCTGTTGAATCCGGGTTCAACAGTACCCCGATATTATATAATCTTTTTAAGAAAAAAACTGGCATGACACCCTATGAATTTAAGAAAGCGCAAGAGGCACTTTGA
- a CDS encoding helix-turn-helix domain-containing protein, which yields MENVNCLTMEVHKLNLFKQLDLLIREEKLYRNPSLNRSILAQHLRTNRTYISGCVRQSIGQTLSEYIDTLRISEFVDRLQSEEEQCMFVIAEEVGYSSYTTFYRSFIKRYGISPAEYRQKLE from the coding sequence ATGGAAAATGTAAATTGTCTGACAATGGAAGTTCATAAACTGAACTTGTTTAAGCAACTTGATTTGCTAATACGTGAAGAAAAACTGTATCGAAATCCTTCATTAAACCGGAGTATCCTGGCGCAACATCTAAGAACCAACCGCACCTATATAAGTGGTTGCGTCCGTCAGTCCATCGGGCAGACTCTCTCTGAGTATATTGATACCTTGCGCATATCCGAGTTTGTAGACAGGCTGCAATCGGAAGAAGAACAATGCATGTTTGTTATTGCCGAAGAAGTGGGCTATTCGTCATATACAACTTTCTATCGTTCCTTTATAAAACGCTATGGGATTTCGCCTGCCGAATACAGGCAAAAACTGGAGTAA
- a CDS encoding DUF488 domain-containing protein produces MLQVRIKRVYEDFSETDGYRVLVDKLWPRGIKKEWLKCDYWAKDITPSAALRRWFHEDIPGHWNDFSVLYLKELDASQAVTDFLSLIKPHPVVTLLYASKEPVYNHARILRDYLEMRLKE; encoded by the coding sequence ATGTTACAAGTTAGGATAAAGCGAGTGTACGAGGATTTTTCAGAAACAGACGGATACAGAGTATTGGTAGACAAGCTATGGCCGCGCGGCATTAAAAAAGAATGGCTGAAATGTGATTATTGGGCAAAAGACATAACACCGTCCGCCGCCCTGCGCAGGTGGTTTCACGAAGATATACCGGGACACTGGAATGATTTCTCCGTCCTGTATCTGAAAGAGCTGGATGCGTCTCAGGCAGTGACCGATTTTCTGTCCCTTATCAAGCCGCATCCGGTGGTGACACTCCTTTATGCTTCAAAAGAACCGGTGTACAATCATGCCCGAATCCTTCGCGATTATTTGGAAATGCGTCTGAAAGAGTGA
- a CDS encoding Cof-type HAD-IIB family hydrolase has translation MKYKLLVLDVDGTLLNDAKEISKRTLAALLKIQQMGVRIVLASGRPTYGLLPLAKSLELGNYGGFLLSYNGCQIINAQNGEILFERRINPEMLPYLEKKARKNGFALFTYHDDTIITDSPENEHIQSEARLNNLQVIREDEFSAAIDFAPCKCMLVSDDEEALVGLEEHWKRRLNGALDVFRSEPYFLEVVPCAIDKANTLGALLEVLGVTREEVIAIGDGVCDVTMLQLAGLGVAMGHSQDSVKACADYVTTSNEEDGVALAVEKAIIAEVRAAEIPLDQLNAQARHALMGNLGIQYTYADEDRVEATMPVDHRTRQPFGILHGGATLALGETVAGLGSMILCQPDEIVVGMQVSGNHISSAHEGDTVRAVATIVHKGRSSHVWNVDVFTSTNKLVSSIRVVNSVMKKR, from the coding sequence ATGAAGTATAAATTATTGGTCCTGGATGTAGACGGAACACTGCTTAATGATGCGAAAGAAATTAGTAAACGTACACTGGCCGCTTTGTTGAAAATTCAGCAGATGGGAGTACGTATCGTGCTGGCTTCGGGCAGACCGACTTATGGTTTGCTGCCGCTGGCGAAGTCTCTTGAACTTGGAAACTATGGCGGCTTTCTCCTTTCTTATAACGGTTGCCAGATAATCAATGCACAGAACGGAGAAATCCTGTTCGAACGCCGTATCAACCCCGAAATGCTTCCTTACCTGGAAAAGAAAGCCCGCAAGAATGGCTTCGCGTTATTCACGTATCACGATGATACGATTATTACGGATTCTCCCGAAAACGAACATATCCAAAGTGAAGCCCGACTGAACAACCTGCAAGTGATTCGGGAAGACGAATTTTCCGCAGCCATTGATTTCGCTCCCTGCAAATGTATGCTCGTCAGCGATGACGAAGAAGCGCTTGTCGGCTTGGAAGAACATTGGAAGAGACGCCTGAACGGAGCATTGGATGTCTTCCGTTCCGAGCCGTACTTCCTCGAGGTAGTTCCCTGTGCCATTGACAAAGCGAATACGTTAGGCGCCCTGCTCGAAGTGCTGGGCGTGACACGCGAAGAAGTGATTGCCATCGGCGACGGCGTGTGTGACGTAACCATGCTTCAATTGGCCGGACTGGGTGTAGCTATGGGACATTCTCAGGATTCGGTGAAGGCTTGTGCCGACTATGTAACAACTTCAAATGAAGAAGACGGAGTAGCTCTTGCTGTCGAAAAAGCGATTATCGCCGAAGTCCGTGCAGCGGAAATCCCCCTTGACCAGTTGAATGCACAGGCACGCCACGCATTAATGGGAAACTTGGGAATCCAATATACCTATGCTGATGAAGACCGTGTAGAAGCCACAATGCCCGTAGACCATCGTACACGTCAACCTTTCGGAATATTGCATGGCGGTGCTACTCTTGCGTTGGGGGAGACGGTTGCCGGACTGGGTTCAATGATTCTTTGCCAGCCTGACGAAATTGTAGTAGGAATGCAAGTCAGTGGAAACCACATCTCTTCTGCCCACGAAGGAGATACCGTGCGGGCAGTAGCGACCATTGTACACAAAGGACGTTCATCCCATGTATGGAATGTAGACGTCTTTACCTCAACTAACAAACTGGTGTCTTCCATACGGGTAGTCAACAGTGTTATGAAAAAAAGATGA